TAGCTATTGCCCATTTGATGCGCTTTGATTCGCAGGCACCTTTTATGACATTGCAAACGGCAACATTTGATACTCCCAGTTTTCTTGCTATGTCTGCCTGCTTTATGTCTTTCTGGATGAGTAGAATTTTTATTGTTTTTTTCATGATTCCATTACCTTTAATTAACATAAATCATTTCAATGAAGAGATTATAATCGTACAGACATAAATTGTCAAGTCAGATAATCATATGGGAAAAGAATTAGGTCAAAGAATGAAAATAGCCCGAAAGGGGATGAAGCTTACACAGGAGAAACTCGCCAAAAAATTAGGCATAGCTTATCCAACTCTGAACAAGTATGAAAATGGCCACAGAACTCCTGATGCTGAGCTTCTGTCAAAAATTTCAACCATTCTTGATTGTGACCCCGGCTGGCTTTTATCCGGAGGAGAGGCGAATATTGAGAATTTGCCTAAACCAAAAGGGATATCTGTCTTCAGGACCCCTGTGCTTAATAAGATATCTGCTGATTTTCCCAGGGACGCTTCAAAGGAGATAGTAAGCTATATTTGTTTGCAGGATATCCCTGAGCATGCTTATTCTCTGATCATGAAGGGGGAAAGCATGTCTCCTACAATGCGGGAAGGCGATTATATAATATTTTTGCCCGATGAGAAGATTCAGGATGGGGACGTTGTTGTGGTACTGAACGAATGGGGCGAATCCATGCTGAAAAGGTACAGAAAAAAAGAAGAAGAAATCTATCTTATAAGTGATAATGCTGAATATCCTAAGGTCAAACTTCAAAAAGAGTGCAGGATAGTCGGTAAAGTAGTCGGGGTTTTGAGAAGGATCAAGATTTAATTATTTTATAGCTTTTATAGCACAAAACTACATCACAATCTCTGTTCCGATACCTTCCTCTGTAAATATCTCCAGTAAAAGCGCGTGAGGCAGCCGGCCGTCAATTATGTGTGTCTTCTTGACCCCGCCGTCTAATGCAGTATGACATGCCTGAGTTTTTGGAAGCATGCCTCCCTTAATGATCTTTTTAGCAACAAGTGATTTTACTTTCTTTTTGTCCAAAGTTGAGATCAGCTTATTATCCTTGTCCAATACACCCTCGGTATCTGTTAGCAGGATCAGCTTTTCCGCCTTCAAGGCCGCAGCAATCATCCCGGCGACATAATCAGCATTGATATTCAGTGTCTCGTTTTTGTGTCCTGCGCTGATGGGCGCAATGACAGGTATAAAGCTGTCCCTTTCCATAGACAAAAGTATCTTCGGGTTGACCATCTCAACCTCACCGACAAGCCCGATATCGATAATCTCAGAAACTCCAGTTTCAGGCGATATTTTTTTAATGATCTTCTTTTTTGCCTTAATGAGATTCCCGTCTTTACCGCTTAAACCGATCGCATTGCCGCCATGACTGTTTATTAGAGTGACGATCTGTT
The nucleotide sequence above comes from Thermodesulfovibrionia bacterium. Encoded proteins:
- a CDS encoding helix-turn-helix domain-containing protein; the protein is MKKTIKILLIQKDIKQADIARKLGVSNVAVCNVIKGACESKRIKWAIAKELGKKVEELWPDSEKAA
- the argB gene encoding acetylglutamate kinase, with the translated sequence MKKLIDKANILIESLPYIKKFYGKTFVIKYGGAAMVDEKLKDAFAQDIVLMNFIGIRTVIVHGGGPKINSIMKKMGKEPSFIQGQRVTDEETIDIVEMVLGGLINKQIVTLINSHGGNAIGLSGKDGNLIKAKKKIIKKISPETGVSEIIDIGLVGEVEMVNPKILLSMERDSFIPVIAPISAGHKNETLNINADYVAGMIAAALKAEKLILLTDTEGVLDKDNKLISTLDKKKVKSLVAKKIIKGGMLPKTQACHTALDGGVKKTHIIDGRLPHALLLEIFTEEGIGTEIVM
- a CDS encoding XRE family transcriptional regulator, with translation MGKELGQRMKIARKGMKLTQEKLAKKLGIAYPTLNKYENGHRTPDAELLSKISTILDCDPGWLLSGGEANIENLPKPKGISVFRTPVLNKISADFPRDASKEIVSYICLQDIPEHAYSLIMKGESMSPTMREGDYIIFLPDEKIQDGDVVVVLNEWGESMLKRYRKKEEEIYLISDNAEYPKVKLQKECRIVGKVVGVLRRIKI